Within the Marixanthomonas sp. SCSIO 43207 genome, the region TGCAAGGATGGCACCTTTTGCAAATCCGTCACGTGTATGCGCCTCATGCTTAATTGAAATAGTATCAATTGTCGACGTATAGGTTACGGCATGAGTACCTTTTACATCTCCTTCACGTTTAGCAGAAATAGGAATTGTAGAAGGGGAGACTTCATCTAGTTTCCAATTATCTTTATGGGTATGCTTCATAATTCCTTCGGCTATGGTGATAGCTGTGCCGCTGGGAGCATCTTTTTTTTGGGTATGATGTATTTCTTCAACAGAAACATCATACTCATCCCAAGGAGCCATAACTTTTGCTACATATTCATTAATTCCAAAAAATAAATTAACGCCTACACTAAAGTTTGACGCATAAATGAAGCTTCCGTTACGTGCTTCACAATTTTTTATTATTTTTTTATATGAATCAAGCCAGCCTGTTGTGCCGCAAACAACCGGAACTCCTTCGTTAAAACATTTTTCTATATTTTTAACTGCTGCTTCAGGAATAGAAAATTCAATAGCGGCGTCTGCTTCTTTTAACTTTCCTTCTTCAAAATCACTACCAGATTTAAATACTATCTCGTGACCTTTATCAGTAGCAAGTTTTTCAATGGTTTTACCCATTTTTCCATATCCTAATAGTGCTAGTTTCATTATAATTTAATTCGGAATGACAAACCATAATTGGCTTGTGTGTTTATTGGGTTTACTTGAAAATTTGGCGACACTGAAAGATCTTCTGAAACGTTATATTGTTGTAAATGAGCGTCTACATTGGCATCAATAATATTAAGCATATACACCAAAACAACAGCAATTACACTGTAATCTTTATTTTTTTTGGCATTACGTTGTGCGTCAATTAAACGATTGGTTGATATACCTTGAAATTCATCATCTTCAAAGCCAGCGAGCCTTCTTTTGTAAGCATCACGAAAACGATTGTAATCATCATCGTTTTTTAAATAAAAATAGACGCCAGTTGCCATACCTGCATAAACTATAGGAATTTTCCAGTACCTTTTATTGTAAGCTTGTCCTAACCCAGGTACTACTGCAGAATAAAAGGCAGCTTTTGATGGTGCTAATGGGTTGTATGGCTTGTTATCTAAAACAGTATCTTTTACAACAATTCCAGATTTTTTTTCAGAAAGAAGTACACTATCTTTTTGTACAGCAGTTGTGTCTGCTTCTTGAGCAAAAGCAGCTGTTGCTACTAAAAAAAATAGGATATTTAATAACCTACTGTTCACGTTTTAATAGCTTGAGAATACGTTGAAAGTCCTCCTTGTTTTTAAAAGGTACAACTAATTGACCTTTACCAGATTTTGAAACTTTTACATTTACTTTTGTTTCTAGTAAGTCTTCCAATTCTTTTCTGCCTTTATTAGCAAATTGAGGTGTTGCTTTTTTTGCAGGTTTTGGTTTATCGTCAGTAGATTTATAATTTCTTACCAATGCTTCGGTATCTCTTACAGACAGCTTATTACTTACTATTTTTTCATAAATGTCCAACTGGGTGTCAGGATCTTCAACATTTATTAAAGCTCGACCATGACCCATAGATATAAATCCGTCACGCATTCCGGTCTGGATTATAGGATCTAGTTTTAAAAGACGTAAATAATTAGCAATTGTTGAGCGATTTTTACCTACGCGATCACTTAACTCTTCTTGAGTAATTTCAATTTCTTCAATTAAACGTTGATATGAAAGAGCAATCTCAATAGGGTCTAAATCTTGACGTTGAATATTTTCAACCAATGCCATCTCAAGTGACTCTTGGTCATTGGCAATACGGATGTATGCGGGTATGCGCTCTAGGCCAATGAGTTTTGAAGCTCTAAAACGACGTTCACCACTTACCAATTGGTATTTGTTAAAGCCAAGCTTTCGTACTGTTATAGGTTGAATTACGCCAAGTTCTTTAATTGAAGAAGCCAACTCTCGCAAGGTTTCTTCATTAAAACTTGTACGTGGCTGAAAAGGATTTACCTCAATGGTATCTAATTCCAACTCGACTATGTTACCAACAACTTTGTCTGCGTTTTTATCTTCTGCAGATTGTATATCGTTTGAGGGATCTTTCAATAAAGCAGAAAGACCACGTCCTAAGGCTTGTTTTTTTGTTGCTTTCGCCATCTATCGTTTCTAGTTTTTCTCAATTAACTCTTGTGCCAAACTTAAGTAATTATTGGCTCCTTTACTACTGGCGTCGTAGCTAATAATGCTTTCACCATAACTTGGTGCTTCACTTAAACGTACGTTTCGCATAATGATTGTCTTAAAAACCATTTCATCAAAATGTTTTTTAACTTCATCAACCACTTGATTTGAAAGTCGTAAACGAGAATCATACATTGTAAGTAAAAGCCCTTCAATGTCTAGATTGTTGTTATGTATTTTTTGAACACTTTTAATTGTGTTTAATAGTTTTCCTAGTCCTTCTAATGCAAAATACTCACACTGAATAGGAATAATCACTGAATCAGCTGCTGTCAAGGCGTTAAGCGTTAATAACCCTAAGGAAGGAGCACAGTCTATCAAGATAAAGTCATATTGATCTTTAAGGCCTTCTATGGCATTTTTGAGCATAGACTCGCGCTTATCTTGATCTACCAATTCAATTTCTATGGCAACCAAATCTATATGTGCAGGAATAAGATGCAAATTTGGAGAGCTAGTTTCCATAATAGCATCGGCTGCAGATATGGTATGTTCTAGAATTTGATACGTACCTTTCTCAACTTCTTCTACATCAACGCCAAGCCCTGATGTTGCATTAGCCTGGGGATCTGCGTCAATTAATAAAACTTTTTTTTCCAATACGCCTAATGAGGCGGCTAAATTGACCGAGGTTGTGGTTTTTCCCACACCTCCTTTTTGATTGGCAATTGCTATTATTTTACCCATTAAGTATGTTATGGTTTAAAGGCTAAAAATACAATTATTTATGCGGACATAAAATCATTTTTGTTAACAGGAAGTGAACAATTAAGTGTGGTTATGATTTATTCTTTTTTGATCGAATCATCATTTCAAGCATATCCCACATTTCATTAGGTATTTCTTCTAAAAGATTCATTTGTCCAGCACCTTTTAGCCACTCACCACCATCAATAACAACCACTTCACCATTTAAATATGCTGAAAAGTCTGATACTAAATAAGCTGCTAGGTTTGCTAATTCTTGATGATCACCCACTCGTTTAAGAGGTACTTTTTTGGCAAGGTCAAACTTATCTTTTAAATCTCCCGGAAGCAATCTATCCCATGCTCCTTTTGTAGGGAAAGGCCCAGGCGCTATGGCATTGAAACGTATTCCGTATTTTGCCCACTCAACTGCCAAAGAACGAGTTAAAGCCAATACTCCGGCTTTTGCAGTAGCACTTGGTACTACATAGGCTGAACCCGTAAAGGCATATGTGGTAACAATATTTAATACTGTTTTATTTGTTTCTTTTTTGTCAATCCAATGTTTACCAAAAGCTAGTGTACAATTTTTTGTCCCTTTTAAAACAATATCTATAATAGTGTCAAATGCATTGGCAGAAAGACGTTCTGTAGGAGATATAAAATTTCCTGCAGCATTATTCAATAAAACATCAACTGTCCCAAATTCTTTAACCGAAGCTTCCACCATCGCTTCAACTTCGTCATAATTGCGTACATCACATTGCACAGGTAGAACAGTTCCGCCGGTTTCATCTTCCAGTTCTTTTTTAACTGTTTGTAGCTTTTCTATATTTCTAGAAGTGATTACCACATTGGCTCCTAATTCCAAAAAATAGGTGGTCATCGATTTTCCCAATCCGCTACCACCACCGGTAACAACAATTGTTTTTCCTTTTAATGCATCATCACGAAGCATTTTTGCTGAAGTATCCATAGTTTTTTTTTAGTCTTGTAAAAATAGGAATTTGCTTCCTAATAGAAGAACAACCCTTCTTCTTAATAAAATATCTTGTTATTAATTTAAGAAACCTTATTCATCGGTAGCGATGTCAATTAAAATTTGAAGTATTTCAATAGCAGCATCACTAATTTTGGTTCCGGGACCATATACAGCTGTAGCACCAACGTCAAATAAAAACTGATAATCTTGCGACGGAATCACACCACCAACAATTACCATAATATCTTCACGGTTGTGTTTTTTTAACTCGTCAATTACTTGAGGAACTAGTGTTTTGTGACCCGCGGCCAATGAAGAAACCCCTAGAATGTGAACATCGTTTTCAACAGCTTGTTTAGCAGCTTCGGCAGGTGTTTGAAACAAAGGACCAATGTCAACATCAAAGCCAACGTCTGCATAACCGGTAGAAACTACTTTGGCTCCACGATCGTGACCGTCTTGTCCCATTTTGGCAATCATAATACGTGGCCTGCGCCCTTCCAATTCGGCAAATTTATCGGCTAACTTCCTTGCTTTGGCAAAGGATGGGTCTTTGTTTATTTCACTGCTATACACACCGCTTACAGATTTAATTTGTGCTTTATATCTTCCAAAAACGTCTTCCAAGGCATCTGAAATTTCGCCCAGTGTAGCTCGTTCTCTTGCTGCATCTATGGCTAAAGCTAATAAATTTCCGTCACCTGTTTTGGCACTTTCAGTTAATTTTTGAAGTGTTTCTTTTACTTTTTGAGTATTTCGTTCTTTTTTAATGCGCTCCAACCGTTCTATTTGTGAAGTGCGCACTTTTTGATTATCAACATCTAAAATTTGAAGCGGATCTTCTTTTTCCAATCTATATTTATTGGTACCAACGATAATATCTTGTCCGCTATCAATACGAGCTTGTTTTCTAGCTGAGGCCTCTTCAATACGCAATTTCGGAATTCCTTTTTCTATTGCTTTGGTCATTCCGCCCAATTCTTCTACTTCTTCTATAAGAGCCCAAGCGCTTTTTGCAATATCATCGGTTAATTTTTCAACATAATAGCTTCCAGCCCAAGGATCAACCGTTTTTGTGATTTCGGTTTCTTCTTGTAAGTAAATTTGTGTGTTTCTTGCAATTCTAGCTGAAAAGTCTGTGGGCAAAGCTATAGCTTCGTCCAGCGCATTGGTATGTAATGATTGCGTACCGCCAAAAGCTGCTGCAGAAGCTTCAATGCAAGTTCTTGCTACGTTATTAAAAGGGTCTTGCTCAGTTAAACTCCAACCGCTGGTTTGACAATGAGTTCTAAGAGATAAAGATTTTGGGTTTTTAGGGTTGAATTGTTTTACCAATTTTGCCCATAACATGCGCGCTGCTCGCATTTTGGCAATTTCCATAAAATGATTCATACCAATTGCCCAGAAAAAAGATAAGCGCGGAGCAAAGGTGTCAATATCCATACCGGCATCAATCCCTGTGCGAATGTACTCTAGGCCATCTGCCAATGTATACGCCAATTCTATATCACACGTAGCGCCGGCTTCTTGCATGTGATACCCTGAAATGGAAATTGAATTAAAACGAGGCATATTTTTGGAAGTAAATTCAAAAATATCACTGATTATTTTCATAGAGGGCGTTGGCGGATAAATGTAGGTGTTACGCACCATAAATTCTTTTAAAATATCGTTTTGAATGGTTCCTGCTAAGGCTTCTGGTGAAACGCCTTGTTCTTCGGCGGCAACAATGTAAAAAGCCATAATAGGTAAAACGGCGCCATTCATTGTCATGGAAACACTCATTTTATCTAGCGGAATTTGATCAAAGAGTATTTTCATATCCTCGACCGAATCAATCGCAACTCCGGCTTTTCCTACGTCACCAAATACTCGCTCGTGATCGCTATCATACCCTCGGTGTGTTGCCAAATCAAAAGCTACTGAAAGTCCTTTTTGTCCGGCTGCTAAATTTCTTCGGTAGAAAGCGTTACTTTCTTCAGCAGTAGAAAATCCGGCATACTGTCGTATAGTCCAAGGTCTGCGAACATACATAGTAGAGTAGGGGCCCCGCAAATAAGGTGATATTCCAGCTGCAAACTCTAAGTGGTCTATATTTTTCAGATCTTCTGCAGAGTAGCGGTTTTTAACCTCAATTTTTTCTGCAGTAGTATATTTTTTGTTTGCTATACTCGGCTTAGGAGTATATGCTTTATTATTTTGTAAGCTTATATGTTGAACGTCTTTTCTACTCATTACATTCTGAATTTTTTAATAAAAGGATCAAAATATGCCTCAAACGGTGTTGATAACTGAAGAAAAATTGTCTTATTGTTTGATGTTATAAAATAGCTTGAAGTAAATGTCTCTAGCTTTTCTCCTTCGGCTTTATAGATACTTTTAAAAATACAATTTTCTGGTGTACCGCTATAACGAGCGGTTATTTTTTTAAAACTGATGTTTTTATTTCGTACAGATTTTTCGGCGTTTAAACGCATAATGCCCAAAAACTGTTGTGCCTCTCTTTTTGATAAAGGTGTGTATGGCATGGTATTTACAGTGCACGTAGCGTTTGTTTTTTCATCAAAAAAGATGTAAAAATCACCTTTCATTTTGTTGAGGTTATTCAGTCTGTTAAATTCGTTATTTACTTGATCTTCTGCTGCGAGTTTGTTTATTACTTTTTGATAGCTGGCTATTGAGTATTTCTCAAAATCTTCAGGTAAGTAAATTTCTGTGCCGTTTGCATCTAAAAAATGATACGTGCCAAATACTTGTTCTGTTTCTTCGGCATCAACCCAACTTACCATTTCTTTCCCTACTTGTACACAAGAGACGCACAGTAAGGCGATGATAAAAAATGATATTTTAAATCGATTTTTATGCATAATTATTAAAGCTTCTGATCGCCAAATAAACGGCAAAAGCAATAAAAAGGACAGTTAAAACTATAATGAGAAGTCTGTAGTATTTTGATTTACTCAATGAATTACGCCTTATGAATAATCCTAATCCTAATATGGCAAATCCAATTGCTAAAATAACTTCTAGCGCTTCTCTACTCATTATTTTTCTTCTTTTAAACGTTCTTGTTCTGTTTGTTCTGCCAATCTTTTTTCTATAATTGGCTCAATAAGGGTTTTGCGTGGGTTTGTTTTTACAAATGGATAAAGCTCTAGATCGTCTTTCATACGGTCTTGTGGGTTGGTATGATAATTTGTGCCCAATAGCTTTAGTGTTCCGTCATTGTACAATTGCTGTTCTTTCTCAGCACTTTCTTTAATTTTTTGCTGAATTTTTCCTTCTTTTAATTGCTGAAGAAATCCGCCGCCTTTTTCAATAGTCTTAAATAAAGCAAGCGCCTTTTCAGCCAATTCATCAGTCAAGCTTTCAATATAATATGTACCATCTGCTGCGTTACTAACAGTATCAAAATAACTCTCTTCTTTTAAAACCAATAATTGGTTACGGCTTATGCGCTCACCAAACTCATTACTTTTATGATATAAAGCATCATATGGTAAGTTACAAACCGTATTTGCACCACCCAAAACAGCACTCATACATTCTGTTGTGGTACGCAGCATATTAACATTATAATCATACAGTGTTTTATTTCGTTTTGAAGGAAACGCAATGATGTGGCAGCTTTCTGAAATAGTATATTCTGAAGCCAACGCGGCATATAATTTACGAAGAGCTCTTATTTTGGCTATTTCAAAAAAGTAATTTGAACCAACTGCAACTTTGAAAGTGATATTGCCTTCTAGCTTTTTTGAAGAAAAATGATTTAAATATTCGTTTACCTGAGCCAAGCTGTAGGCTAACTGTTGTACCATTGTAGCTCCGGCATTTTGATACCCAGTACTATCTACAGAAAGTATTGCTGAATGAACATTTTCTGAAATTATTTTTTCTAAAACAGTGTGATCCTGCTTCAAGTTATAAAACCAATTTCCTGAATGAGTAAGAT harbors:
- the dapB gene encoding 4-hydroxy-tetrahydrodipicolinate reductase gives rise to the protein MKLALLGYGKMGKTIEKLATDKGHEIVFKSGSDFEEGKLKEADAAIEFSIPEAAVKNIEKCFNEGVPVVCGTTGWLDSYKKIIKNCEARNGSFIYASNFSVGVNLFFGINEYVAKVMAPWDEYDVSVEEIHHTQKKDAPSGTAITIAEGIMKHTHKDNWKLDEVSPSTIPISAKREGDVKGTHAVTYTSTIDTISIKHEAHTRDGFAKGAILAAEWLSKKESGVFTMKDVLGIS
- a CDS encoding DUF5683 domain-containing protein — its product is MNSRLLNILFFLVATAAFAQEADTTAVQKDSVLLSEKKSGIVVKDTVLDNKPYNPLAPSKAAFYSAVVPGLGQAYNKRYWKIPIVYAGMATGVYFYLKNDDDYNRFRDAYKRRLAGFEDDEFQGISTNRLIDAQRNAKKNKDYSVIAVVLVYMLNIIDANVDAHLQQYNVSEDLSVSPNFQVNPINTQANYGLSFRIKL
- a CDS encoding ParB/RepB/Spo0J family partition protein, whose product is MAKATKKQALGRGLSALLKDPSNDIQSAEDKNADKVVGNIVELELDTIEVNPFQPRTSFNEETLRELASSIKELGVIQPITVRKLGFNKYQLVSGERRFRASKLIGLERIPAYIRIANDQESLEMALVENIQRQDLDPIEIALSYQRLIEEIEITQEELSDRVGKNRSTIANYLRLLKLDPIIQTGMRDGFISMGHGRALINVEDPDTQLDIYEKIVSNKLSVRDTEALVRNYKSTDDKPKPAKKATPQFANKGRKELEDLLETKVNVKVSKSGKGQLVVPFKNKEDFQRILKLLKREQ
- a CDS encoding ParA family protein; this encodes MGKIIAIANQKGGVGKTTTSVNLAASLGVLEKKVLLIDADPQANATSGLGVDVEEVEKGTYQILEHTISAADAIMETSSPNLHLIPAHIDLVAIEIELVDQDKRESMLKNAIEGLKDQYDFILIDCAPSLGLLTLNALTAADSVIIPIQCEYFALEGLGKLLNTIKSVQKIHNNNLDIEGLLLTMYDSRLRLSNQVVDEVKKHFDEMVFKTIIMRNVRLSEAPSYGESIISYDASSKGANNYLSLAQELIEKN
- a CDS encoding SDR family oxidoreductase, with the translated sequence MDTSAKMLRDDALKGKTIVVTGGGSGLGKSMTTYFLELGANVVITSRNIEKLQTVKKELEDETGGTVLPVQCDVRNYDEVEAMVEASVKEFGTVDVLLNNAAGNFISPTERLSANAFDTIIDIVLKGTKNCTLAFGKHWIDKKETNKTVLNIVTTYAFTGSAYVVPSATAKAGVLALTRSLAVEWAKYGIRFNAIAPGPFPTKGAWDRLLPGDLKDKFDLAKKVPLKRVGDHQELANLAAYLVSDFSAYLNGEVVVIDGGEWLKGAGQMNLLEEIPNEMWDMLEMMIRSKKNKS
- the scpA gene encoding methylmalonyl-CoA mutase, which encodes MSRKDVQHISLQNNKAYTPKPSIANKKYTTAEKIEVKNRYSAEDLKNIDHLEFAAGISPYLRGPYSTMYVRRPWTIRQYAGFSTAEESNAFYRRNLAAGQKGLSVAFDLATHRGYDSDHERVFGDVGKAGVAIDSVEDMKILFDQIPLDKMSVSMTMNGAVLPIMAFYIVAAEEQGVSPEALAGTIQNDILKEFMVRNTYIYPPTPSMKIISDIFEFTSKNMPRFNSISISGYHMQEAGATCDIELAYTLADGLEYIRTGIDAGMDIDTFAPRLSFFWAIGMNHFMEIAKMRAARMLWAKLVKQFNPKNPKSLSLRTHCQTSGWSLTEQDPFNNVARTCIEASAAAFGGTQSLHTNALDEAIALPTDFSARIARNTQIYLQEETEITKTVDPWAGSYYVEKLTDDIAKSAWALIEEVEELGGMTKAIEKGIPKLRIEEASARKQARIDSGQDIIVGTNKYRLEKEDPLQILDVDNQKVRTSQIERLERIKKERNTQKVKETLQKLTESAKTGDGNLLALAIDAARERATLGEISDALEDVFGRYKAQIKSVSGVYSSEINKDPSFAKARKLADKFAELEGRRPRIMIAKMGQDGHDRGAKVVSTGYADVGFDVDIGPLFQTPAEAAKQAVENDVHILGVSSLAAGHKTLVPQVIDELKKHNREDIMVIVGGVIPSQDYQFLFDVGATAVYGPGTKISDAAIEILQILIDIATDE
- a CDS encoding methylmalonyl-CoA mutase subunit beta, which codes for MSDLFKEFDSVSAKQWKQKIQVDLKGADYNETLVWQSREGIHVKPFYHPDDFEEPFKAIPGQPTTWNIAQHIFIDDESVANKLALDSIKRGAEAIYFSAKDEFEVEKLFTDFPFKETPIYFNFAFLSGSFIEKLNHFLSHKKATVFYNIDIIGNLTHSGNWFYNLKQDHTVLEKIISENVHSAILSVDSTGYQNAGATMVQQLAYSLAQVNEYLNHFSSKKLEGNITFKVAVGSNYFFEIAKIRALRKLYAALASEYTISESCHIIAFPSKRNKTLYDYNVNMLRTTTECMSAVLGGANTVCNLPYDALYHKSNEFGERISRNQLLVLKEESYFDTVSNAADGTYYIESLTDELAEKALALFKTIEKGGGFLQQLKEGKIQQKIKESAEKEQQLYNDGTLKLLGTNYHTNPQDRMKDDLELYPFVKTNPRKTLIEPIIEKRLAEQTEQERLKEEK